A single genomic interval of uncultured Desulfobacter sp. harbors:
- a CDS encoding DUF294 nucleotidyltransferase-like domain-containing protein, which yields MNIELQEIRSFLANNHPFNLLSKKTLSDLSEKIQIRSFRKGSEIPDTGTLFDHLYLIRTGEVELNTADGELQARLCENDMFGYRSSHVGSRDKLKAFAMEDTLVYQLRAADLYRICDENARLNRFFDTSDEVQSRRQREAISLFSQSDQTQLNLMLTPVRELLSRTPVKLPVTATIQETAQVMSQKRVSSILIYHEPERREQKLIGIVTDRDLRNRVIAKELDLNDRVSEIMTENPATINSSDFAFKAQLQMTRYNVHHMPVMNNNRLVGMITPTDLTRQHTCSTVYIIGDIYKHTDIDSIREVTAKIPELLVNLVATGATAMSVGHLITSITDAVTTRLLQLAEKRLGPAPVAYAWISAGSQAREEQVAKSDQDNCLILADDYIPEEHSKYFRLLARHVCDGLNACGYTYCPGDMMATNYHWCQPMKAWKEYFSQWIDRPEPEALMLTCVFFDLRCIYGKRSLFQELRDHLLNKTRGNRIFLANMTNNALSRQPPLGFFRNFVLIKGGQHDHTFDVKLNGIVPFVDLARIYTLAQGSRAINTLDRLDLMESCKEISSDSAGDLHDALEFISNLRIQHQARQVKAGKEMDNFVSPDNLSHVDRNRLKKAFLVIRNMQSVMKYRYQR from the coding sequence ATGAATATTGAATTACAGGAAATACGAAGCTTTCTGGCAAACAACCATCCATTTAACCTATTGTCGAAAAAAACGTTGTCCGACTTGTCGGAAAAGATACAGATACGCTCTTTTCGCAAAGGTTCCGAGATACCCGATACCGGAACCCTGTTTGATCACCTTTACTTAATCCGTACCGGAGAGGTGGAACTTAATACAGCAGACGGTGAGCTGCAGGCCCGCCTCTGTGAAAATGATATGTTTGGATATCGTTCATCCCACGTCGGTAGCCGGGACAAGCTCAAAGCATTTGCCATGGAGGACACCCTGGTATATCAGCTCCGCGCTGCTGATCTATACAGGATTTGCGATGAAAATGCCCGGCTCAACCGTTTTTTCGACACCTCCGATGAAGTGCAAAGTAGACGGCAGCGTGAAGCCATAAGCCTGTTCAGTCAAAGTGATCAGACCCAGCTCAACTTGATGCTTACACCGGTCAGGGAACTGTTAAGCCGCACCCCGGTCAAACTGCCGGTTACAGCCACCATACAGGAGACTGCCCAGGTAATGAGCCAAAAGCGTGTCTCTTCAATCCTTATATACCACGAACCAGAACGCCGCGAACAAAAACTGATCGGGATTGTTACCGACCGTGACCTGCGCAACCGGGTTATTGCCAAGGAGCTGGACCTTAACGACAGGGTAAGTGAAATCATGACGGAGAACCCGGCTACTATTAACAGCAGCGATTTTGCTTTTAAGGCCCAACTGCAAATGACCCGCTACAACGTCCACCATATGCCGGTGATGAATAACAACCGCCTGGTGGGCATGATTACCCCCACGGATCTCACCAGACAGCACACCTGCTCTACGGTCTATATCATTGGCGATATCTACAAACACACTGATATTGACAGCATACGGGAGGTAACGGCAAAGATACCCGAACTGCTGGTCAATCTGGTCGCTACCGGGGCAACAGCCATGAGCGTCGGACACCTGATTACGTCTATCACAGATGCCGTCACTACCCGCCTGCTGCAGCTGGCCGAAAAAAGACTGGGCCCCGCTCCCGTGGCCTACGCCTGGATCTCCGCAGGCTCCCAGGCGCGAGAGGAACAGGTTGCCAAGTCGGACCAGGACAACTGTCTGATCCTGGCAGATGATTACATTCCAGAAGAGCATAGCAAATACTTCAGACTGCTGGCCAGACATGTCTGTGATGGACTCAACGCCTGTGGCTACACCTACTGCCCCGGTGACATGATGGCAACCAACTATCATTGGTGCCAACCCATGAAAGCCTGGAAAGAATATTTCAGCCAGTGGATTGACCGGCCTGAGCCCGAAGCCCTGATGCTGACCTGCGTTTTTTTTGATTTACGTTGCATATACGGCAAGCGCAGCCTGTTTCAAGAGCTGCGTGATCATTTGCTTAACAAGACCCGCGGCAATCGTATCTTCCTGGCCAACATGACAAATAACGCGCTTTCCCGCCAACCACCGCTGGGGTTTTTCCGTAATTTTGTATTAATCAAAGGAGGACAGCACGACCATACCTTTGATGTCAAACTCAACGGCATTGTCCCCTTTGTGGACCTTGCCCGCATCTACACCCTTGCCCAGGGCAGTCGCGCAATCAATACCCTGGATCGCCTGGATTTGATGGAAAGCTGCAAAGAGATCTCCAGCGACAGTGCCGGGGATCTGCACGATGCACTTGAATTCATAAGCAATCTGCGCATTCAGCACCAGGCAAGACAGGTCAAGGCCGGTAAGGAAATGGACAACTTCGTATCACCGGACAACCTTTCGCACGTTGATCGCAACCGCCTTAAAAAAGCATTTCTGGTGATTCGTAACATGCAGTCTGTGATGAAGTATCGATACCAACGTTAG
- a CDS encoding SNF2-related protein: MSLENQTFMEKYHNLPFLEKKILQILSISYAKLTQTQLLACLIALNIKTEDGKSFDSGTRNAMLKLLRSPLDALLSTDILHGKTRSILFINRDYIEVLTRHLVAEKTFTTLIDTLQHTLNLTEEGLAQEQPLSMAKLMAGMRILFYQEKTAQAAELYEKFKHQHVLDREPLLMVWEHICCRPFDPEWFGHLPPDVHTRFLKAPYLRIVECWDQNDAYADYLESLVIQGSEKCESELEAAVLEKWMLTGQQDCLDVWLKNHGKKSEHLENSLCLQGWIAFCKGKPEKSISLYEKALELLNKRIKGKKKIFFNRFMGLFYILALIKEGSDESFSRAGACLVAGIDFEKICGLLGGLLGYLQGNSRGADRILRHYVWVSSWGHPSHPAIDCFTLFAYYWVDKTEAKNRLEEIKQLYKFAVERQYTWFAGELEGLIQSLSEPELQTGKKQNPSVLVGLISESNIWEHTLNALLALNAKTSPAKRQEKKQEQESDQRMAWFLDYVNNGECSISPREQKRNAKGVWTKGRPIALKRLCSEKRTFSYLTEQDKKICGHIYANSYKDGWYTKVEYIFDDTYMPDAVGHPLLFSSDGLTRMELVHGKPELTISKNVNGQFTFVLSPKPRRHFKAEYVVVEETPTRIKLVSLDAKYHAIADILGKEASFPISAKDKIVQVMDALAGDITIHSDIEGGSDTVSEAKADSTLHVQLSPLGQGLKLSMVVRPLGEEGPAYFPGSKGKNVIARVNGIQMKTTRELNIEKELAARLMDGCPTLATAEENQGEWHFPGVEESLALLEELEIQEETDGIVLEWPEGKPFELLGDVSFSNCRLNIKGGEDWFAMTGQVVVDEHLTLEMGMLLEYLEKSSTRFLEIKPGQFVKLTRAFRKRLQALDRYSVRDGKGVKFHPLAALALEGFFQEVGTLRSNKAWKAHIAKLQTQTDPLLAAPSTLHAELRDYQLEGINWLNCLSDWGVGACLADDMGIGKTMQTLAMLIKHAPQGPSLVIAPTSVCANWVAEAGRFAPCLNLILFGGRNRKKSLDDAGSFDVLVCSYGLMQQKKMADLLSAVSWQMVVLDEAQAIKNFATQRSRSVMELTAVFKVILTGTPIENHLGELWNLFQFINPGLLGTLEQFNKTFAIPIEKQGDAQARKDLKRLLQPFILRRTKAQVLEELPSRTEIVLDIDLSKEEMAFYEALRQQALERLASDNESHGGQNHIKILAEITKLRQACCHSELVNKEISIASSKLAVFSEILDELITNGHKALVFSQFVGHLTIIRKYLDDAGIKYQYLDGSTPAAQRQKAIHGFQSGEGDVFLISLKAGGVGLNLTAADYVIHLDPWWNPAVEDQASDRAHRIGQRRPVTIYRLITRGTVEEKIVQMHRRKRKLADSLLTGSDLSGKMSAEELLALIQE; the protein is encoded by the coding sequence ATGTCGTTAGAAAACCAAACGTTTATGGAAAAATATCATAACTTGCCTTTTCTCGAAAAAAAGATTCTGCAGATTCTTTCCATCTCCTACGCCAAGTTGACTCAGACCCAGTTACTTGCCTGTCTTATTGCCCTGAATATAAAGACGGAAGACGGCAAATCCTTTGATTCCGGAACAAGAAACGCCATGTTAAAGCTACTCCGTAGTCCGTTGGATGCCCTTCTCAGCACAGATATATTGCATGGAAAAACCCGCAGTATCCTGTTTATCAACCGGGATTATATCGAAGTTTTGACAAGGCACCTTGTTGCTGAGAAGACGTTCACAACGCTAATCGATACCCTTCAACATACACTGAATCTTACAGAAGAGGGGTTGGCACAGGAACAGCCCCTGTCCATGGCGAAATTGATGGCCGGCATGCGGATTCTTTTTTATCAGGAAAAGACGGCCCAGGCTGCTGAGCTTTATGAAAAATTTAAACACCAGCATGTGTTAGACAGAGAGCCACTACTCATGGTGTGGGAACATATCTGCTGTCGTCCCTTTGATCCGGAATGGTTCGGCCATTTGCCGCCGGATGTCCACACACGCTTTTTGAAAGCGCCTTATCTCAGGATAGTAGAATGCTGGGACCAGAACGATGCCTATGCCGATTACCTGGAATCTCTTGTAATCCAGGGGTCTGAAAAATGTGAATCAGAACTCGAGGCCGCAGTATTGGAAAAATGGATGCTCACCGGTCAACAGGATTGTCTGGACGTCTGGCTTAAAAACCATGGAAAGAAAAGCGAACACCTTGAGAACAGTTTGTGTCTTCAGGGCTGGATCGCTTTTTGTAAAGGCAAGCCGGAGAAATCCATCTCATTGTATGAAAAGGCACTGGAGCTTTTGAATAAAAGGATAAAAGGGAAAAAGAAAATCTTTTTCAACCGGTTCATGGGGCTCTTTTATATCCTGGCCCTGATCAAAGAGGGCAGTGATGAGAGCTTTTCCCGGGCCGGAGCGTGTCTGGTCGCGGGAATAGACTTTGAAAAAATATGTGGCTTGTTGGGTGGGCTTTTGGGTTATCTGCAAGGCAATTCCAGAGGGGCGGATCGTATTCTTCGTCACTACGTCTGGGTTAGCTCATGGGGTCATCCCTCACATCCGGCCATTGATTGTTTCACCTTGTTTGCTTACTACTGGGTGGACAAGACAGAGGCAAAAAACCGACTTGAAGAGATAAAACAACTTTATAAATTTGCAGTCGAGAGGCAATATACCTGGTTTGCCGGAGAGCTTGAAGGCCTTATCCAAAGTCTATCCGAGCCGGAACTCCAAACAGGTAAAAAGCAAAATCCTTCTGTCCTGGTCGGACTGATCAGTGAAAGCAACATCTGGGAGCACACCTTAAATGCGCTGCTCGCCTTGAACGCAAAAACATCCCCTGCAAAACGACAGGAGAAAAAGCAGGAACAAGAGAGCGATCAACGCATGGCCTGGTTCCTTGACTACGTCAATAACGGTGAGTGCTCTATCAGCCCCAGGGAGCAAAAGAGAAATGCCAAAGGCGTCTGGACAAAAGGGCGCCCCATTGCCTTGAAACGGTTGTGCAGTGAGAAAAGGACATTTTCCTATCTGACGGAACAGGATAAAAAGATTTGTGGCCATATCTATGCCAATAGTTACAAAGATGGGTGGTACACCAAGGTGGAATATATTTTTGATGACACGTATATGCCTGATGCCGTTGGCCATCCCTTGCTCTTTTCAAGCGATGGACTCACCCGGATGGAGTTGGTCCATGGAAAGCCTGAACTCACAATTTCAAAAAATGTGAACGGCCAATTTACTTTTGTTTTGTCTCCCAAGCCCCGTCGTCATTTTAAGGCGGAATATGTGGTGGTAGAGGAGACCCCGACTCGTATCAAATTAGTATCGCTGGACGCAAAATATCATGCCATTGCCGATATTCTTGGCAAAGAGGCGTCATTTCCGATATCTGCGAAAGATAAAATTGTCCAGGTCATGGATGCACTGGCAGGGGATATCACCATCCATTCGGATATAGAAGGAGGCAGTGACACTGTTTCCGAGGCAAAAGCGGATTCAACCCTCCATGTTCAACTCTCTCCCCTGGGACAAGGGCTGAAACTCTCCATGGTTGTCCGTCCTCTGGGTGAAGAGGGACCTGCGTATTTCCCCGGCAGCAAAGGAAAAAATGTCATTGCCCGGGTGAATGGCATCCAGATGAAAACCACAAGGGAGCTGAACATTGAAAAAGAGCTGGCAGCGCGGTTGATGGATGGATGTCCAACCCTTGCGACCGCAGAAGAGAATCAGGGGGAGTGGCACTTTCCAGGGGTGGAAGAGTCCCTGGCGCTTTTGGAGGAACTGGAAATACAGGAGGAGACAGACGGAATTGTGCTGGAGTGGCCTGAGGGTAAACCCTTTGAGCTGCTGGGAGATGTCTCGTTCTCCAATTGCCGGCTCAACATCAAAGGGGGAGAAGATTGGTTTGCCATGACCGGTCAGGTGGTGGTGGATGAACACCTGACCCTGGAGATGGGGATGCTTTTGGAATATCTTGAAAAAAGCAGCACCCGATTCCTGGAGATTAAGCCGGGTCAATTCGTTAAATTAACACGCGCTTTTCGCAAAAGGCTCCAGGCGCTTGACAGATACTCCGTCAGAGATGGGAAAGGCGTAAAGTTTCACCCCTTGGCCGCCCTGGCCCTGGAGGGTTTTTTTCAGGAAGTCGGTACCTTACGTTCCAACAAGGCATGGAAAGCTCACATTGCAAAGCTTCAAACCCAGACAGATCCACTCCTGGCGGCACCTTCCACACTGCATGCCGAGTTGCGTGATTATCAGCTGGAGGGGATCAATTGGCTCAATTGTCTGTCAGACTGGGGGGTGGGCGCGTGTCTGGCCGATGATATGGGAATTGGTAAAACCATGCAGACGCTGGCCATGCTCATCAAGCATGCCCCCCAAGGCCCTTCACTGGTGATTGCCCCTACGTCGGTCTGTGCCAACTGGGTTGCCGAAGCCGGCCGCTTTGCACCTTGTCTGAATCTGATTTTATTTGGCGGGCGCAACCGGAAAAAAAGTCTGGACGATGCCGGCAGCTTTGATGTGTTGGTATGCAGTTACGGCCTGATGCAGCAAAAAAAGATGGCCGACTTATTGTCTGCTGTCTCCTGGCAGATGGTAGTTTTGGATGAAGCCCAGGCAATCAAAAATTTCGCCACCCAGAGATCCCGGTCCGTCATGGAGCTGACGGCCGTATTCAAGGTGATTCTCACCGGAACGCCCATTGAAAACCACTTGGGTGAGCTGTGGAATCTTTTTCAGTTTATCAATCCCGGACTTTTAGGAACGCTGGAGCAATTTAACAAAACCTTTGCCATTCCCATTGAAAAACAAGGAGATGCCCAGGCACGAAAAGATCTCAAGCGACTGCTCCAGCCGTTTATCCTGCGCCGGACCAAAGCCCAGGTCCTGGAAGAACTGCCCTCCCGCACAGAGATTGTGCTGGATATCGATTTGAGCAAAGAAGAGATGGCATTTTACGAAGCCTTGCGTCAACAGGCCCTGGAACGACTCGCAAGCGATAATGAGAGCCATGGCGGCCAAAATCATATCAAAATACTGGCGGAAATCACAAAACTGCGCCAGGCATGCTGCCATAGTGAACTGGTCAACAAGGAAATTTCCATTGCCAGCAGTAAACTGGCGGTTTTTTCTGAAATTCTGGATGAACTCATCACCAATGGACATAAAGCCCTTGTCTTCAGTCAGTTTGTGGGACATCTCACCATTATCCGGAAATATCTGGATGACGCCGGCATCAAATACCAGTACCTGGACGGCAGTACACCGGCTGCCCAGCGGCAGAAGGCCATCCATGGCTTTCAATCCGGGGAGGGAGATGTGTTTTTGATCAGTCTCAAAGCCGGAGGCGTGGGGTTGAACCTTACAGCAGCGGATTATGTGATCCACCTGGACCCATGGTGGAACCCGGCGGTGGAGGATCAGGCGTCGGACCGTGCCCATCGTATTGGTCAGCGCAGGCCTGTGACCATTTATCGCCTGATTACCCGGGGAACGGTGGAAGAAAAAATTGTGCAGATGCATCGCCGGAAACGAAAACTTGCGGACAGTCTTCTCACGGGGAGCGACTTAAGCGGGAAAATGTCTGCCGAAGAACTTCTGGCTTTAATCCAAGAGTAG
- a CDS encoding type II toxin-antitoxin system HicB family antitoxin, whose product MKYPVIIHKDDETGYGVTIPDIPGCFSYGDTQEEAILNIQEAVELYYHGEDVSEPPVPSQMADLLNSDLYTRDSFLYLADIDFAFIAPKTQRINITVPEYKLIRIDRAAKARGLSRSAFFVDCAEQHIRNLGIAKTVKRGQKKSVFPLKIQQHSDRSGEHFTD is encoded by the coding sequence ATGAAATACCCGGTAATTATTCATAAAGACGATGAAACCGGTTACGGGGTAACCATTCCTGATATACCGGGGTGTTTTTCCTATGGCGATACTCAGGAAGAAGCCATCCTTAATATACAAGAAGCTGTAGAATTATATTATCATGGTGAAGACGTATCCGAACCCCCTGTTCCCTCTCAAATGGCAGACCTTTTAAATTCTGATCTGTATACCAGAGATAGTTTTTTGTATCTTGCTGATATTGATTTCGCCTTCATAGCTCCCAAAACACAGCGGATTAATATCACTGTGCCTGAATATAAACTTATCAGGATCGATAGGGCTGCAAAAGCCAGGGGGCTTTCCAGGTCTGCTTTTTTTGTGGATTGTGCAGAACAACACATCAGGAATTTGGGTATTGCAAAAACTGTTAAACGAGGACAAAAAAAGAGTGTATTCCCCCTTAAAATTCAACAACATTCAGACAGATCCGGCGAACACTTCACAGATTAA
- a CDS encoding L-lactate permease, producing MSLSLSAFIAFIPIALVLIFMVGLRWPATRAMPLAWLVCALIGATLWKMPAGLVAASTLSGFGSAVNVLIIVFGAVLILYTLRESGAMETISHGFTTISPDRRVQTIIIAFLFGAFIEGSAGFGTPSAIAAPLLLGLGFPALAAVCVCLILNSIPVTFGAVGTPIWFGLKNLKPVVDEAVSQGAPIASFDAFMHQVGVYAALIHAVAAILLPLFVVCFLTRFFGKNKSWAEGLGVWKFAVFAGLCYAVPYLFTAVVFGSEFPSLLGGLIGLGLVITGARKKLFLPKDNWEFADRAHWEKEWLGDIEPGSNNLTPKMSQLAAWTPYILIALLLVLTRLSFLPFKGWVTSFVISFPQIMGWETVNFSMKPFYLPGVVPFMLVAILTIFIHRIPGPKVALAWKDAVVKMKNPTIAMLFAVAMVEILKQSGHGTAGYDSMPLTMAEFVAGLCGSLWPMAASYVGALGAFITGSCTVSNLLFADFQYGVAATTGDSHTIIVALQSVGAAMGNMICVHNVVAASATVGLIGMEGTILRRTMIPCLLYGVVAGVMGMLFIYILFPGTF from the coding sequence TTGTCTCTTAGCTTATCAGCATTTATTGCGTTTATCCCCATTGCCCTGGTATTAATCTTTATGGTGGGCTTAAGATGGCCCGCCACCCGGGCCATGCCCCTGGCATGGCTGGTCTGCGCCCTGATCGGGGCAACCCTTTGGAAAATGCCGGCAGGTCTTGTGGCCGCCTCCACCCTGAGCGGATTCGGCAGCGCCGTCAACGTGCTGATCATCGTGTTCGGCGCCGTGCTCATTCTATACACACTAAGAGAAAGCGGGGCCATGGAGACCATCTCCCATGGTTTTACCACCATATCCCCGGACCGCCGGGTCCAGACCATCATCATTGCCTTCCTGTTCGGTGCCTTTATTGAAGGATCTGCCGGTTTCGGGACGCCCTCGGCCATTGCCGCACCGTTGCTGCTGGGCTTAGGATTTCCTGCCCTGGCTGCGGTGTGTGTCTGTCTCATACTCAACTCCATTCCCGTCACCTTCGGGGCCGTGGGCACCCCCATCTGGTTTGGGCTTAAAAATCTCAAGCCGGTGGTGGACGAGGCTGTCAGCCAGGGAGCACCCATAGCCTCCTTTGACGCCTTCATGCACCAGGTGGGTGTCTATGCCGCCCTGATTCATGCTGTGGCCGCCATCCTGCTGCCCCTGTTTGTGGTCTGCTTTCTCACCCGGTTTTTCGGCAAAAATAAATCCTGGGCCGAGGGCTTAGGTGTCTGGAAGTTTGCCGTATTTGCCGGTCTGTGCTATGCCGTTCCCTATCTGTTCACAGCTGTTGTTTTTGGTTCGGAGTTTCCCTCTTTGCTGGGCGGACTCATCGGTTTAGGGCTGGTGATCACCGGCGCCAGGAAAAAACTTTTTCTACCCAAAGATAACTGGGAGTTCGCCGACCGGGCCCATTGGGAAAAGGAGTGGCTCGGAGATATTGAGCCGGGTTCCAACAACCTGACCCCTAAAATGAGCCAGTTGGCTGCCTGGACGCCCTATATTCTCATTGCCCTGCTGCTGGTGCTCACACGTCTCTCCTTTCTGCCCTTTAAGGGATGGGTTACATCCTTTGTGATCTCCTTTCCCCAAATTATGGGCTGGGAAACCGTTAATTTTTCCATGAAACCATTTTACCTGCCCGGCGTGGTGCCCTTTATGCTGGTGGCGATACTGACCATATTCATCCACCGGATTCCCGGGCCCAAGGTCGCCCTGGCCTGGAAGGATGCGGTTGTAAAAATGAAGAACCCCACCATTGCGATGCTCTTTGCCGTTGCCATGGTGGAGATTCTTAAACAGTCGGGACACGGTACGGCGGGGTACGACTCCATGCCGTTGACCATGGCTGAATTTGTAGCAGGCCTATGCGGATCGCTGTGGCCCATGGCAGCCTCCTATGTTGGCGCATTGGGCGCATTTATCACCGGTTCCTGTACGGTTTCCAACCTGCTGTTTGCCGACTTCCAGTACGGCGTGGCCGCCACCACCGGCGACAGCCATACCATTATCGTGGCCCTGCAGTCCGTGGGGGCTGCCATGGGCAATATGATTTGCGTGCACAACGTAGTTGCGGCATCTGCCACCGTTGGCCTGATCGGCATGGAGGGCACGATTCTGCGCCGCACCATGATCCCCTGTCTGCTTTACGGAGTTGTCGCCGGCGTCATGGGAATGCTTTTTATCTACATCCTGTTTCCAGGGACTTTTTAG
- a CDS encoding FAD-linked oxidase C-terminal domain-containing protein has protein sequence MSLSSSLISELQQICGENGVMTSEVDRQNYSYDAAVLEPTIPAAVVRPDSKEAIGKVISLCNDSGTPVTVRGAGTNLSGGTIPEKNGIVLLTNRMNRIIELNETDMYVRVEPGVVTANLATQVAAKGLFYPPDPGSQAVSTIGGNVAENAGGLRGFKYGVTKDYVMSVEFFDAMGRKVTSGSKTVKCVTGYNLAGLMTASEGTLGVFSEITLKLIPPPAASKAMMAVYDSIEAATQTVAAIIADKIVPCTLEFMDNFTINAVEDFANVGLPRDAKALLLIEVDGHPAQVAEDGERVEQICKKLGARAIQVAQNDAEKEKVWEARRAALSALARLKPTLVLEDATVPRSQIPAMVSAIEKLAVKYDIPIGTFGHAGDGNLHPTLLTDRRDAALWERVEDCVADLFDAALSLGGTLSGEHGIGIAKAGFMKNEVGQSSIDFCRTMKAAIDPNNILNPGKIIGL, from the coding sequence ATGAGCTTATCGTCATCTTTAATCAGCGAACTTCAACAGATCTGCGGCGAAAACGGGGTGATGACCTCGGAGGTTGACCGCCAGAATTATTCATACGATGCCGCGGTTCTTGAACCCACCATACCCGCTGCCGTGGTCCGTCCGGACAGCAAAGAGGCCATTGGTAAAGTTATTTCATTGTGCAACGACAGCGGCACCCCGGTTACTGTCCGGGGGGCGGGCACCAACCTGTCCGGGGGCACCATTCCGGAAAAAAACGGCATTGTGCTGCTCACCAACCGGATGAACCGTATCATTGAACTCAACGAAACCGACATGTATGTCCGGGTGGAGCCGGGTGTGGTTACGGCCAACCTGGCGACCCAGGTGGCAGCCAAAGGGTTATTTTATCCCCCGGACCCCGGCAGCCAGGCCGTCTCCACCATTGGTGGCAATGTGGCGGAAAATGCCGGTGGTCTGAGAGGCTTTAAATATGGGGTGACCAAAGACTATGTCATGTCTGTGGAGTTTTTCGATGCCATGGGTCGCAAGGTCACCTCGGGGTCCAAAACCGTAAAATGCGTCACCGGATACAACCTGGCAGGATTGATGACAGCGTCCGAAGGCACCCTGGGCGTGTTCAGCGAGATTACCCTGAAGCTGATTCCGCCACCGGCGGCCTCCAAGGCCATGATGGCGGTATACGACAGTATAGAGGCTGCCACCCAGACCGTGGCCGCCATCATCGCGGACAAGATCGTCCCCTGCACCCTGGAGTTCATGGATAATTTCACCATTAATGCTGTGGAGGATTTTGCAAACGTGGGCCTGCCCCGGGACGCCAAAGCCCTGCTGCTTATTGAAGTAGACGGGCATCCCGCCCAAGTGGCCGAAGATGGCGAAAGGGTGGAGCAGATCTGCAAAAAACTTGGTGCCAGAGCCATCCAGGTGGCCCAAAATGATGCTGAAAAAGAGAAGGTGTGGGAGGCCCGACGTGCCGCCCTGTCCGCCCTTGCCCGGCTCAAGCCCACCCTGGTCCTGGAGGACGCCACCGTGCCCAGAAGCCAAATCCCGGCCATGGTCAGCGCCATTGAAAAACTGGCTGTCAAGTATGATATCCCCATTGGCACCTTTGGCCATGCCGGCGACGGGAACCTGCATCCCACCCTGTTAACGGACAGACGGGATGCAGCCCTTTGGGAACGGGTGGAAGACTGTGTGGCCGACCTGTTTGACGCGGCACTCTCTCTAGGGGGGACCTTGTCCGGGGAACACGGCATCGGCATTGCCAAGGCCGGATTCATGAAAAACGAGGTGGGTCAGTCCTCCATTGACTTCTGCCGGACCATGAAGGCCGCCATTGACCCGAACAACATCCTCAACCCGGGAAAAATCATAGGACTATAA
- a CDS encoding (Fe-S)-binding protein — MSELNELAKSLKEIENQLTDCMKCGMCQAVCPVFKQTGDEGDVARGKIFLLERLAEEMLTDAKGAKTRIEKCLMCGTCAANCPSGVKILEIFLKARAALTEYIGLSPVKKLIFRGMLKHPERMDALVHTASRFQNLGTAKADPTQGTRCSKLLSRVIGDRHFLPLAKTPFHKTSPALNTPAGRSGLKVAFFPGCVTDKMNPEIGEAALKVFKHHGVGVFMPKGQACCGIPALSSGERKTFDTLLAHNTALFAQEQFDYLITPCATCTATIKEIWPMMAEEDSIEKFRAEQWAPKTMDISQFLVDVLGVAPAQNSDAGSESIEFSRGTVTYHDPCHLAKSLKVKSQPRDLIRANAGCTFVEMADADTCCGNGGSFNLQNYDLSKQIGMEKRRNILACGATTVATSCPACMMQIRDVLSQNHDGVKVRHVIEIYADTIKD, encoded by the coding sequence ATGTCAGAGCTAAACGAACTTGCGAAAAGCCTGAAAGAGATTGAAAACCAGCTCACGGACTGCATGAAATGCGGGATGTGCCAGGCTGTCTGCCCAGTGTTTAAACAGACCGGGGATGAGGGTGATGTGGCCCGGGGCAAGATTTTTCTTCTGGAGCGCCTGGCCGAAGAGATGCTTACCGATGCCAAGGGGGCCAAAACCCGGATTGAAAAATGCCTGATGTGCGGCACCTGTGCCGCCAACTGCCCCTCGGGGGTGAAGATCCTGGAGATCTTCCTGAAAGCCCGGGCAGCGCTGACCGAGTATATCGGGCTCTCCCCGGTGAAAAAACTGATTTTCAGGGGCATGCTTAAACATCCGGAGCGCATGGATGCCCTGGTTCACACGGCATCCAGGTTCCAGAATCTTGGCACCGCCAAGGCTGACCCCACCCAGGGCACCCGGTGTTCCAAGCTGTTGTCCCGGGTGATCGGCGACAGGCATTTTTTGCCCCTGGCCAAAACCCCGTTCCATAAAACATCCCCCGCCCTGAACACCCCGGCCGGGCGTTCGGGGTTGAAGGTGGCCTTTTTCCCGGGCTGCGTCACTGACAAGATGAACCCTGAAATCGGTGAAGCAGCGCTAAAGGTGTTCAAACATCATGGGGTGGGTGTATTTATGCCCAAGGGTCAGGCCTGCTGCGGAATCCCCGCCCTGTCATCCGGTGAACGGAAAACCTTTGACACCCTGCTGGCTCACAATACCGCCCTGTTTGCCCAGGAACAGTTTGATTACCTGATCACGCCCTGCGCCACCTGTACGGCCACCATTAAGGAGATCTGGCCCATGATGGCGGAAGAGGATTCCATTGAAAAATTCAGGGCCGAACAGTGGGCACCCAAAACCATGGACATCAGCCAGTTTCTGGTGGATGTTCTGGGGGTGGCACCAGCGCAGAATTCAGACGCCGGTTCCGAGTCCATTGAATTCTCCAGGGGCACCGTGACCTATCATGATCCCTGCCACCTGGCCAAATCCCTGAAGGTAAAAAGCCAGCCCCGGGATCTGATCCGGGCCAATGCCGGATGCACCTTTGTGGAGATGGCCGATGCGGATACCTGCTGCGGCAACGGCGGCAGTTTTAACCTGCAAAATTATGACCTGTCCAAACAGATTGGGATGGAAAAACGGCGGAATATCCTGGCCTGCGGGGCCACCACCGTTGCCACATCCTGCCCTGCGTGCATGATGCAGATCCGGGATGTACTCTCCCAGAACCATGATGGGGTAAAGGTCCGGCATGTGATTGAGATCTATGCCGACACCATTAAGGATTAG